A region from the Pectinophora gossypiella chromosome 29, ilPecGoss1.1, whole genome shotgun sequence genome encodes:
- the LOC126379343 gene encoding putative uncharacterized protein DDB_G0282133 isoform X6: protein MKNIVGLLVLLAFVAVQGLPNPGRRYDDSDYSVYSEQELSHEENSEQSQEESSDEYESVQSYGGRTRSVKESNTSSKHSESESSNTSQSNKLIISKGDGNVQTTTSSSKSSKTSSSKSEKHSSSRRVIESGYSDDDDYYTKSGRWGSTDDSYYQSDSDERSTIDESEERYRSDKIRQDNDSEQNADGDNNSDIDQDNRNNQNAVAGKGSTITQNNINNQNAVAGKGSTITQNNKNNQNAKAETGSTIIQNHVNNQNARAEEGSTITQNNINDQNAKAGKGSTIYQTYENNQNAKADKGSTITQNSENNQNAKAEKGSSINQSNENNQNARGEKGSTIKQDNESNQNAKGEKGSSIKQTNKNNQNAKAGKGATIRQDNESNQNAKAEKGATIRQDNESNQNAKAERGANIRQDNESNQNAKAEKGATIRQDNESNQNAKAEKGATIRQDNESNQNARGEKGSTIKQTNENNQNAKADRGSTIRQDNESNQNAKAGKGATIRQDNESNQNAHGGKGSTIKQTNENNQNAKADRGSTIRQDNESNQNAKAGKGANIRQDNESNQNARGERGSTIKQTNENNQNAKADSGSTIRQDNESNQNAKAGKGATIRQDNESNQNAHGGKGSTIKQTNENNQNAKADSGSTIRQDNESNQNAKAGKGATIRQDNESNQNAKAGKGATIKQDNESNQNARGERGSTIKQTNENNQNAKADSGSTIRQDNESNQNAKAGKGATIRQDNESNQNAHGGKGSTIKQDNKNNQNAKADRGSTIRQDNESNQNAKAGKGATIRQDNENNQNAHGGKGSIIKQTNENNQNAKADRGSTIRQDNESNQNAKAGKGATIRQDNESNQNAHGERGSTIKQTNENNQNAKADRGSTIRQDNESNQNAKAGKGATIKQDNESNQNARGERGSTIKQTNENNQNAKADKSSTIRQDNESNQNAKAGKGATVRQDNESNQNARGERGSTIKQTNENNQNAKADRGSTIRQDNESNQNAKAGKGATIRQDNESNQNAKAGKGATIKQDNESNQNARGERGSTIKQTNENNQNAKADRGSTIRQDNESNQNAKAGKKATVRQDNESNQNARGERGSTIKQTNENNQNAKADRGSTIRQDNESNQNAKAGKGATIRQDNESNQNAHGGKGSTIKQDNKNNQNAKADRGSTIRQDNENNQNAKADRGSTIRQDNESNQNAKAGKGATIKQDNESNQNARGERGSTIKQTNENNQNAKADSGSTIRQDNESNQNAKAGKGATIRQDNESNQNAHGGKGSNIKQDNKNNQNAKADRGSTIRQDNESNQNAKAGKGATIKQDNESNQNARGERGSTIKQTNENNQNAKADSGSTIRQDNESNQNAKAGKGATIRQDNESNQNAKAGKGATIKQDNESNQNARGERGSTIKQTNENNQNAKADRGSTIRQDNESNQNAKAGKGATIRQDNESNQNAKAGKGATIKQDNESNQNARGERGSTIKQTNENNQNAKADSGSTIRQDNESNQNAKAGKGATIRQDNESNQNAHGGKGSTIKQDNKNNQKAKADRGSTIRQDNENNQNAKADRGSTIRQDNESNQNAKAGKGATIKQDNESNQNARGERGSTIKQTNENNQNAKADSGSTIRQDNESNQNAKAGKGATIRQDNESNQNAHGGKGSTIKQDNKNNQKAKADRGSTIRQDNENNQNAKADRGSTIRQDNESNQNAKAGKGATIRQDNESNQNAHGGKGSTIKQDNKNNQNAKADRGSTIRQDNESNQNAKAGKGATIRQDNENNQNAHGGMGSTIKQTNENNQNAKADRGSTIRQDNESNQNAKAGKGATIRQDNESNQNARGERGSTIKQTNENNQNAKADRGSTIRQDNESNQNAKAGKGATIRQDNESNQNARGEIGSTIKQANENNQNAKADRGSTIRQDNESNQNAKAGKGATIRQDNENNQNAHGGKGSTIKQTNENNQNAKADRGSTIRQDNESNQNAKAGKGATIRQDNENKQNAHGGKGSTIKQTNENNQNAKADRGSTIRQDNESNQNAKAGKGATIRQDNESNQNAKAGKGATIKQDNESNQNARGERGSTIKQTNENNQNAKADSGSTIRQDNESNQNAKAGKGATIKQDNESNQNARGERGSTIKQTNENNQNAKAGKGATIRQDNESNQNAHGGKGSTIKQDNKNNQNAKADRGSTIRQDNENNQNAKADRGSTIRQDNESNQNAKAGKGATIRQDNESNQNAHGGKGSTIKQDNKNNQNAKADRGSTIRQYNESNQNAKAGKGATIRQDNESNQNARGEIGSTIKQANENNQNAKADRGSTIRQDNESNQNAKAGKGATIRQDNENKQNAHGGKGSTIKQDNKNNQNAKADRGSTIRQDNESNQNAKAGKGATIRQDNENNQNAKADRGSTIRQDNESNQNAKAGKGATIRQDNENKQNAHGGKGSTIKQDNKNNQNAKADRGSTIRQDNESNQNAKAGKGATIKQDNESNQNARGERGSTIKQTNENNQNAKADSGSTIRQDNESNQNAKAGKGATIRQDNESNQNAHGGKGSTIQQDNKNNQNAKADRGSTIRQDNESNQNAKAGRGATIRQDNENNQNAHGGKGSTIKQDNKNNQNARGGDRSSISQDNENRQIAKAKVCSKVRHTNKNKQNAKGERGTNIGQNNDNNQNAHGGKGSHIKQTNENNQNAKGGKGSTIRQDNENNQNARGGKGSTIRQDNENNQNARGGKGSTIRQDNESNQHAHGGKGSTIRQDNENNQNAHGGKGSHIKQTNENNQNAKGGKGSTIRQDNENNQNARGGKGSTIRQDNESNQNARGGKGSTIRQDNENNQNAKGGKGSTIKQDNRNNQNAAGGNDSVIRQDNKNHQNAETGERSKIKHDKNDHVKDCSKEELNKRKNSTTVKKVTKEVVLKKDKRSEVNESESSKTKEKSKSKVKTVVKTKTVEKTKEQNSKGEKHHCGN, encoded by the exons ATGAAGAATATAGTCGGACTTCTGGTGTTATTG gCTTTTGTCGCTGTCCAGGGTTTACCTA atCCTGGCAGACGTTATGatgattcagattattcagTTTATTCCGAacaag AATTGTCACACGAAGAAAACAGTGAACAGTCTCAGGAGGAGTCTAGCGACGAATATGAATCTGTCCAATCATACGGCGGCAGAACGAGATCAGTTAAAGAAAGCAACACATCTTCAAAACACAGCGAATCCGAATCTAGCAACACCTCACAATCTAACAAACTGATAATATCCAAGGGTGACGGAAACGTACAGACGACAACATCGTCATCAAAATCATCTAAAACTTCTAGCAGCAAATCTGAAAAGCACTCCAGTTCCAGACGTGTAATTGAAAGTGGTTATTCTGATGATGACGATTATTACACGAAATCGGGACGATGGGGATCAACTGACGACTCATATTACCAATCTGACTCTGATGAAAGATCAACTATTGATGAAAGTGAAGAGAGATATCGAAGCGATAAAATACGACAAGACAACGATAGCGAGCAAAATGCTGACGGCGACAACAACTCAGACATAGATCAAGATAACAGGAATAATCAAAATGCTGTTGCTGGAAAAGGGTCGacaataacacaaaataacataaataatcaaAATGCTGTTGCTGGAAAAGGATCGACAATtacacaaaataacaaaaataaccaAAATGCTAAGGCTGAAACAGGATCAACAATAATACAAAACCACGTAAATAACCAGAACGCCAGAGCTGAAGAAGGTTCGACTATTACACAAAACAACATTAATGACCAAAATGCAAAAGCTGGAAAAGGCTCAACAATATACCAGACCTACGAAAATAACCAAAATGCAAAAGCTGATAAAGGATCCACAATAACACAAAATAGCGAAAATAATCAAAACGCGAAAGCAGAAAAAGGCTCTAGTATAAATCAATCTAATGAGAATAACCAGAACGCCAGAGGAGAAAAAGGTTCAACTATAAAACAGgacaacgaaagcaaccagaatgcaAAAGGTGAAAAAGGTTCTAGTATAAAACAGACCAATAAAAACAATCAGAACGCCAAAGCCGGCAAAGGTgcgactatcagacaagataacgaaagcaaccaaaATGCCAAGGCCGAAAAAGGAGCCACTAtaagacaagataacgaaagcaaccagaacgcCAAGGCCGAAAGAGGTGCCaatatcagacaagataacgaaagcaaccagaacgcCAAGGCCGAAAAAGGTGCGAcaatcagacaagataacgaaagcaaccagaacgcCAAGGCCGAAAAAGGTGccactatcagacaagataacgaaagcaaccagaacgcCAGAGGTGAAAAAGGTTCGACGATAAAACAGACAAACGAAAACAATCAGAACGCCAAGGCCGACAGAGGTTCGACTATCAGACAGgacaacgaaagcaaccagaacgcCAAGGCCGGAAAAGGGGccactatcagacaagataacgaaagcaaccaaaatgctcatggcggaaagggCTCGACTATCAAACAGacaaacgaaaacaaccagaacGCCAAGGCCGACAGAGGTTCAACTATCAGACAGgacaacgaaagcaaccagaacgcCAAGGCCGGAAAAGGAGCCAATATCAGACAAGATAatgaaagcaaccagaatgccagAGGTGAAAGAGGTTCGACGATAAAACAGacaaacgaaaacaaccagaatgccaaAGCTGACAGTGGTTCGACTATCAGACAGgacaacgaaagcaaccagaacgcCAAGGCCGGAAAAGGGGccactatcagacaagataacgaaagcaaccagaatgctcatggcggaaaggggtcgacgATAAAACAGacaaacgaaaacaaccagaatgccaaAGCCGACAGTGGTTCGACTATCAGACAGgacaacgaaagcaaccagaacgcCAAGGCCGGAAAAGGGGccactatcagacaagataacgaaagcaaccagaacgcCAAGGCTGGAAAAGGAGCGACTATCaaacaagataacgaaagcaaccagaatgcgAGAGGTGAAAGAGGTTCGACGATAAAACAGacaaacgaaaacaaccagaatgccaaAGCCGACAGTGGTTCGACTATCAGACAGGACAATGAAAGCAACCAGAACGCCAAGGCCGGAAAAGGGGccactatcagacaagataacgaaagcaaccagaatgctcatggcggaaaggggtcgactatcaaACAAGACAACaaaaacaaccagaatgccaaGGCCGACAGAGGTTCGACTATCAGACAGgacaacgaaagcaaccagaatgccaaGGCCGGTAAAGGAGccactatcagacaagataacgaaaacaaccagaatgctcatggcggaaaggggtcgatTATCAAACAGacaaacgaaaacaaccagaacGCCAAGGCCGACAGAGGTTCAACTATCAGACAGgacaacgaaagcaaccagaatgccaaGGCCGGTAAAGGAGccactatcagacaagataacgaaagcaaccagaatgctcatggcgAAAGGGGGTCGACTATCAAACAGacaaacgaaaacaaccagaacGCCAAGGCCGACAGAGGTTCAACTATCAGACAAgacaacgaaagcaaccagaatgccaaAGCCGGTAAAGGAGCCACTATCAAACAAGATAACGAAAGTAACCAAAATGCCAGAGGTGAAAGAGGTTCGACGATAAAACAGACgaacgaaaacaaccagaatgccaaGGCCGACAAAAGCTCAACTATCAGACAGgacaacgaaagcaaccagaacgcCAAGGCCGGAAAAGGAGCCACtgtcagacaagataacgaaagcaaccagaatgccagAGGTGAAAGAGGTTCGACGATAAAACAGACgaacgaaaacaaccagaatgccaaGGCCGACAGAGGCTCAACTATCAGACAGgacaacgaaagcaaccagaacgcCAAGGCTGGAAAAGGAGccactatcagacaagataacgaaagtaACCAGAACGCCAAAGCTGGAAAAGGGGCCACTATCAAACAAGATAACGAAAGTAACCAAAATGCCAGAGGTGAAAGAGGTTCGACGATAAAACAGACgaacgaaaacaaccagaatgctAAGGCCGACAGAGGCTCAACTATCAGACAGgacaacgaaagcaaccagaacgcCAAGGCCGGAAAAAAAGCCACtgtcagacaagataacgaaagcaaccagaatgccagAGGTGAAAGAGGTTCGACGATAAAACAGacaaacgaaaacaaccagaacGCCAAGGCCGACAGAGGTTCAACTATCAGACAGgacaacgaaagcaaccagaacgcCAAAGCCGGAAAAGGAGccactatcagacaagataacgaaagcaaccagaatgctcatggcggaaaggggtcgactatcaaACAAGACAACaaaaacaaccagaatgccaaGGCCGACAGAGGTTCGACTATCAGACAGgacaacgaaaacaaccagaatgccaaGGCCGACAGAGGTTCGACTATCAGACAGgacaacgaaagcaaccagaacgcCAAGGCCGGAAAAGGAGCGACTATAaaacaagataacgaaagcaaccagaatgcgAGAGGTGAAAGAGGTTCGACGATTAAACAGacaaacgaaaacaaccagaatgccaaAGCCGACAGTGGTTCGACTATCAGACAGgacaacgaaagcaaccagaacgcCAAAGCCGGAAAAGGAgcgactatcagacaagataacgaaagcaaccagaatgctcatggcggaaaggggtcgaaTATCAAACAAGACAACaaaaacaaccagaatgccaaGGCCGACAGAG GTTCGACTATCAGACAGgacaacgaaagcaaccagaacgcCAAGGCCGGAAAAGGAGCGACTATCaaacaagataacgaaagcaaccagaatgcgAGAGGTGAAAGAGGTTCGACGATAAAACAGacaaacgaaaacaaccagaatgccaaAGCCGACAGTGGTTCGACTATCAGACAGgacaacgaaagcaaccagaacgcCAAGGCTGGAAAAGGAGccactatcagacaagataacgaaagtaACCAGAACGCCAAAGCTGGAAAAGGGGCCACTATCAAACAAGATAACGAAAGTAACCAAAATGCCAGAGGTGAAAGAGGTTCGACGATAAAACAGACgaacgaaaacaaccagaacGCCAAGGCCGACAGAGGCTCAACTATCAGACAGgacaacgaaagcaaccagaacgcCAAGGCCGGAAAAGGAGctactatcagacaagataacgaaagcaaccagaacgcCAAGGCTGGAAAAGGAGCGACTATCaaacaagataacgaaagcaaccagaatgcgAGAGGCGAAAGAGGTTCGACGATAAAACAGacaaacgaaaacaaccagaatgccaaAGCCGACAGTGGTTCGACTATCAGACAGgacaacgaaagcaaccagaacgcCAAAGCCGGAAAAGGAGccactatcagacaagataacgaaagcaaccagaatgctcatggcggaaaggggtcgactatcaaACAAGACAACAAAAACAACCAGAAAGCCAAGGCCGACAGAGGTTCGACTATCAGACAGgacaacgaaaacaaccagaatgccaaGGCCGACAGAGGTTCGACTATCAGACAGgacaacgaaagcaaccagaacgcCAAGGCCGGAAAAGGAGCGACTATCaaacaagataacgaaagcaaccagaatgcgAGAGGTGAAAGAGGTTCGACGATAAAACAGacaaacgaaaacaaccagaatgccaaAGCCGACAGTGGTTCGACTATCAGACAGgacaacgaaagcaaccagaacgcCAAAGCCGGAAAAGGAGccactatcagacaagataacgaaagcaaccagaatgctcatggcggaaaggggtcgactatcaaACAAGACAACAAAAACAACCAGAAAGCCAAGGCCGACAGAGGTTCGACTATCAGACAGgacaacgaaaacaaccagaatgccaaGGCCGACAGAGGTTCGACTATCAGACAGgacaacgaaagcaaccagaacgcCAAGGCCGGAAAAGGAGccactatcagacaagataacgaaagcaaccagaatgctcatggcggaaaggggtcgactatcaaACAAGACAACaaaaacaaccagaatgccaaGGCCGACAGAGGTTCGACTATCAGACAGgacaacgaaagcaaccagaatgccaaGGCCGGTAAAGGAGccactatcagacaagataacgaaaacaaccagaatgctcatggcggaaTGGGGTCGACTATCAAACAGacaaacgaaaacaaccagaatgccaaGGCCGACAGAGGTTCAACTATCAGACAGgacaacgaaagcaaccagaatgccaaAGCCGGTAAAGGAGccactatcagacaagataacgaaagcaaccagaatgccagAGGTGAAAGAGGTTCGACGATAAAACAGacaaacgaaaacaaccagaatgccaaGGCCGACAGAGGCTCAACTATCAGACAGgacaacgaaagcaaccagaacgcCAAGGCCGGAAAAGGAGccactatcagacaagataacgaaagcaaccaaaATGCCAGAGGTGAAATAGGTTCGACGATAAAACAGGcaaacgaaaacaaccagaatgccaaGGCCGACAGAGGCTCAACTATCAGACAGgacaacgaaagcaaccagaatgccaaGGCCGGTAAAGGAGccactatcagacaagataacgaaaacaaccagaatgctcatggcggaaaggggtcgactatcaaacagacaaacgaaaacaaccagaacGCCAAGGCCGACAGAGGTTCAACTATCAGACAGgacaacgaaagcaaccagaatgccaaGGCCGGAAAAGGAGccactatcagacaagataacgaaaacaagcagaatgctcatggcggaaaggggtcgacgATAAAACAGacaaacgaaaacaaccagaacGCCAAGGCCGACAGAGGTTCAACTATCAGACAGgacaacgaaagcaaccagaacgcCAAGGCCGGAAAAGGAGctactatcagacaagataacgaaagcaaccagaacgcCAAGGCTGGAAAAGGAGCGACTATCaaacaagataacgaaagcaaccagaatgcgAGAGGCGAAAGAGGTTCGACGATAAAACAGacaaacgaaaacaaccagaatgccaaAGCCGACAGTGGTTCGACTATCAGACAGgacaacgaaagcaaccagaacgcCAAGGCCGGAAAAGGAGCGACTATCaaacaagataacgaaagcaaccagaatgcgAGAGGTGAAAGAGGTTCGACGATAAAACAGacaaacgaaaacaaccagaatgccaaAGCCGGAAAAGGAGCCAcaatcagacaagataacgaaagcaaccagaatgctcatggcggaaaAGGGTCGACTATCAAACAAGACAACaaaaacaaccagaatgccaaGGCCGACAGAGGTTCGACTATCAGACAGgacaacgaaaacaaccagaatgccaaGGCCGACAGAGGTTCGACTATCAGACAGgacaacgaaagcaaccagaacgcCAAGGCCGGAAAAGGAGccactatcagacaagataacgaaagcaaccagaatgctcatggcggaaaggggtcgactatcaaACAAGACAACaaaaacaaccagaatgccaaGGCCGACAGAG GCTCAACTATCAGACAGTacaacgaaagcaaccagaacgcCAAGGCCGGAAAAGGAGccactatcagacaagataacgaaagcaaccaaaATGCCAGAGGTGAAATAGGTTCAACGATAAAACAGGcaaacgaaaacaaccagaatgccaaGGCCGACAGAGGCTCAACTATCAGACAGgacaacgaaagcaaccagaatgccaaGGCCGGAAAAGGAGccactatcagacaagataacgaaaacaagcagaatgctcatggcggaaaggggtcgacgATAAAACAAGACAACaaaaacaaccagaatgccaaGGCCGACAGAGGTTCGACTATCAGACAGgacaacgaaagcaaccagaatgccaaGGCCGGTAAAGGAGccactatcagacaagataacgaaaacaaccagaatgcaAAGGCCGACAGGG GTTCAACTATCAGACAGgacaacgaaagcaaccagaatgccaaGGCCGGAAAAGGAGccactatcagacaagataacgaaaacaagcagaatgctcatggcggaaaggggtcgacgATAAAACAAGACAACaaaaacaaccagaatgccaaGGCCGACAGAGGTTCGACTATCAGACAGGACAATGAAAGCAACCAGAACGCCAAGGCCGGAAAAGGAGCTACTATCAAACAAGATAACGAAAGTAACCAGAATGCGAGAGGTGAAAGAGGTTCGACGATAAAACAGacaaacgaaaacaaccagaatgccaaAGCCGACAGTGGTTCGACTATCAGACAGgacaacgaaagcaaccagaacgcCAAGGCCGGAAAAGGGGccactatcagacaagataacgaaagcaaccagaatgctcatggcggaaaggggtcgaccATCCAACAAGACAACaaaaacaaccagaatgccaaGGCCGACAGAGGTTCGACTATCAGACAGgacaacgaaagcaaccagaatgccaaGGCCGGTAGAGGAGccactatcagacaagataacgaaaacaaccagaatgcgcatggcggaaaggggtcgactatcaaACAAGACAACAAAAATAACCAGAATGCCAGAGGTGGAGACCGATCATCTATTAGTCAAGATAACGAAAACCGTCAGATTGCTAAAGCCAAAGTATGCTCTAAAGtacgacatacaaataaaaacaaacaaaacgcgAAAGGTGAAAGAGGAACAAATATAGGACAAAATAACGATAAcaaccagaatgctcatggcggaaaggggtcgcatataaaacaaacaaacgaaaacAACCAAAATGCTAAAGGCGGAAAGGGATCCACAATCAGACAAGACAACGAAAATAACCAGAATGCCAGAG gcggaaaggggtcgactatcagacaagataacgaaaacaaccagaatgccagaggcggaaaagggtcgactatcagacaagataacgaaagcaaccaacatgctcatggcggaaaggggtcgactatcagacaagataacgaaaacaaccagaatgcgCATGGCGGAAAAGGGtcgcatataaaacaaacaaacgaaaacAACCAAAATGCTAAAGGCGGAAAGGGATCCACCATCAGACAAgacaacgaaaacaaccagaatgccagaggcggaaaggggtcgactatcagacaagataacgaaagcaaccagaatgctagaggcggaaaggggtccactatcagacaagataatgaaaacaaccagaatgctaaaggcggaaaggggtcgactatcaaACAAGACAACAGAAACAACCAGAACGCCGCAGGTGGTAATGATTCAGTTATTAGACAAGATAATAAAAACCACCAAAATGCTGAAACCGGAGAACGATCTAAGATAAAACATGATAAGAATGACCATGTCAAAGATTGCTCGAAGGAGGAATTAAATAAGCGTAAGAATTCTACTACAGTTAAGAAGGTTACCAAAGAGGTCGTTCTTAAAAAGGACAAGAGATCCGAAGTCAATGAATCTGAGTCATcgaaaactaaagaaaaaagtaaatctAAAGTTAAAACGGTAGTGAAGACAAAGACAGTTGAAAAAACCAAAGAGCAGAATTCGAAAGGCGAAAAACATCATTGTGGTAACTAA